The stretch of DNA GAGGATCCAGGCGGTGGCGGCCATGGCCACCGCGAGCGCGGTGAAGGGAACGGCGTACCGGTCCGCGAGGCGCACCACCGGCGCCCGGCTGGAGGAAGCCTCCTCCACCAGGGCGATGATGCGGCTGTATTGTGAGTCGGCCGCCGTGGCCGCCGCCCGCACCCTGATGGCTGCCTCGCCGTTGACCGAGCCGCTGAGCAGGAGGTCCCCCCGCACCCGTTCCACCGGCAGGCTCTCGCCGGTCAGGGACGATTCGTCCATGCTGGCCGCAGCGGACAGGAGCTCGCTGTCCACCGGCACCAGTTCAGAGGGGCGCACCACCAGGATGTCGCCCGGCAGCACTTCGCCGATGGGGGTGTCCTCCAGTATCGATCCATCAGTTTCCCGGTGGGCGTAGCGGGGAGCCCGGTCCAGCAGGGACCTCAGTTCGCGGACGGCGCGGCCCTGGGCGAAGGTTTCCAGCGCCTCGCCGCCGGCCAGCATGAGGATGACCACCAGCGCCGCCAAGTATTCGCCTACCGCCACCGTGCTCGCGATGGCCATGAGCGCCAGCACGTCGATCCCCCAGCGGCCCTCGCGGAGGGACCTGATCATCGCCACCGCACGGAACATCGCCACGAGGGCTGCATAGGCGGAGGCACCCAGCCGCGCCGGTTCCTCCCGCCCGGCGAGCAGCAGCCCCAGGGTGGCGGCGAGCACGAGGCAGGTCAGGAACACCAGGGGATACAGGCGGACCCGGGCCTGCATCCTGGCCAGCAGTGGATCGCCCGGTGCCGGGCTGTCGCCGGCCGTCCCGGGCCCTGCGATCACGCCCGGCGGGGTCGGCTGTCCCTTAGGCAAGGTCCGCCCGCGGGGCATCATCCAGGTGGTTCCACCACGTCAGCGGGGACGTGACCACGAACCGCCTGCCGGTCACGGACCGGGGGACGATCCGCACAAAGTGGTCCTTGGGTCCCGCCTGCCACGGAAAAAGGACAAGCCCCGGGCCCTTCATCAGGTCAGGGGACGGTTCCAGGATCTGGGCGCGGCCCTTGACCTCCACGCTCCAGGCCCGCCGCGGCTCGCCGCCGGTGCCGTCAGCTTCGAGGGCGACGGCGGCGTCCCCGGCCAGGGCGGCCAGTTTTGTTCCCTCGCCGGTGCGGAACACCAGGGCAGTGTTGTCCACCTTGTAGTTGACCGGGAAGATTTCCGGATGCCCGTCCACCAGGACTGCCAGATGGCCCACCGACACTTCGCGCAGGAGGTCCCAGCAGTCATCGGGGCTGAGCACTTCCATCTCCGGAGCCGCTGATCTGTTGTGCATGGACCTGACGGTAGTGGCCGCAGAGTCGCGGCGCTAGGGCATTACGGCCCGGGCGTACCGTGCTGGCGGGTGCACGGCACCTTACGGTCTTTGGGCCCTGTTGGTACCCCGGCCGGGCTTCTAGGATCTGGACATGACCGACAAGAACATGGTGCCCGAAGCTGAAATCCTCGATGCCGACGAATGCTGGCGCTTGCTGGAGAACACGAGCGTTGGACGCCTCGCCGTGGTTGTTGATGGCCAGCCTGACGTCTTTCCGGTGAGCTTCAAGCCCGACGGCGGCGGCGTGCTGTTCCGCACCGGCAGCGGAACCAAGCTCGATGCCATGGAAGCGAACTCGCTGGTTGCCCTCGAAGCTGACAGCGTGAGCGGCGAGTTCGGGCTGGCATGGAGTGTTGTAGTCAAAGGCAGAGCAGTCCAGGACGACGCCTCGGGGACCTCGCTCAACGAGACCCGCCGCGGGCTGTTCCCCTGGCAGGGTGTTGGCCAGGAGCACCTGATCCGCATCGTTCCCCAGTCTGTAACCGGCAGGAAGTTCACCCTGTCCGCAACAGGGACCTGGCGGACGACGCTGGACGACGCCACCCGGGCAGGGCTCGAATAGCCGCCGCCCGCCCGGAGCCCGGAGGCGTGTCATGGACTGTGGACCGCTTCTTCGCCGGTTCCCCTGAGGCCCTCGAGGTTTACCGGGAGGTCAGCCGCATCGCTTCATCCTTCGGCAACGTCGAGGAACGTGCCTCCAAAAGCCAGGTGTCGTTTCGTCGGCGGCGAGGCTTCGCCTTTCTGTGGCGGCCGGGTGCGTACGTGAGGTCAGAGGTTCCCGTGGTCCTGTCCCTGGCCCTTCCTTATGAGGCCGCATCCCCACGGTTCAAGCAGATCGCCCATCCATCCCCGGGTATGTGGATGCACCACCTAGAAATCACGGACGCCGGCCAGGTGGACGCGACGGTCGCCGCCTGGATGCGCCAGGCCTTCGACTTTGCGGCTTAATGCGTTCTCCTGTCCGCCACAGGGCGCCCCCGCTTTAGGGGCCTAAGGCCCTCACGGGCCCGGCAGTACGCGCGGCACCATGGTGCCATGAACAACTCCAGCACCAACGGCGACGCCGGCCTGCCGCCGAGGAAAGTGCACCTCGCAGAGCAGCCGGTCGCCGTCGTCCGTGAACAGGTCCGCATGGATGAACTCCCGGAATTCTTCGGCCGCGCCTTCGCAAGTGTCATGGCGGCAGCGCAGCGGCAGGGAGCCGCCCCCGCCGGGCCGCCGTTCGCGCGCTACCACGGCATGCCCGGCGAAACGGTGGACGTTGAGGCCGGTTTCCCCATCGCCGGAGGGTTCACGACGGCCGATGGCGTCGAAGCTGGAACGCTGCCGGAAACCGATGCCCTGGAAGCGCTCCACAGCGGCCCCTACGACACCCTCCAGCACACATACGGAGCCATCCAGCAGCAGATGCAGGCTGACGGGCTCATCCCCGCCGACACCATGTGGGAGTACTACCTCAGCGACCCGGAGAAGGAACCGGACCCGGCCACGTGGCAGACCAGGGTCGTTTGGCCGGTAGCCGGCCGGACCGGCTAGTTCACATCCGCGGATCCCGATGCCGGTCCCCGCCGGACAGCACCGCGCACCCGCGGAGGCCTAGGAGCGGCCCCCGCCCTCCGGCGTCGTACTCCGCTGTTCCAGAAGCGTCCGCAGCTCCTCCAGCAACTCAAGCTGCTGGCGGTTGATGGCCATCAGCCGGTCGATCTCCCCTTTGGACTGCATGTCCGTTTCAAGGTCGTGCCGTGCCATGGCAGCAGCTATCGCATCCTGCCGTTTGGCGGCGATGAGGAGGATGGCGCCCTGCAGGCCCGCCAGCATGGAGAGGAAGAGGTTCAGGAGGATATACGGGTACGGATCCCAGGCAGTGGCCGTCAGCAGGTAGGTATTCACGGCAGCCCACGCCGCCATGAAGGCCATGAAGAAACCCACGAATGTCCAGCTGCCCATCCCGTTCCGGAGGACGTCCGCCGCCCGTTCGCCACGGCTAAGGCCCTCCTTGTGCCGGGCGTGCCACGTAGTTCTGCGCTCGCTCATGAGCCAAGGGTATGCGTCAGCGTCAACAAATCGCCCTGCGGTGGGCCGCGCCAGATCGCGTGCGGCTCGCCGCTCCCCTGGCGGGGCCTGCCGGGCTGGGCCTGCCAGGCATCAGAAGCTGGAAGAACTTCCGGAGCCCGAGAAGCTGCCACCGCTGCTTCCGTAACCGGTGGTGGTGCTTCCGCCGCCGCCCCGCGCCGAGCTGACACTGTTGAGGCCTGTGCTGAGCCCCGAGCTGAAGGCCGCGACGTTGAAGAAGTGGTAGGACGGGTAGACGGTTCCGAGGATGCTGGGCTCATAGGTCCGGCGCTGGCTGCGCCCCAGTCCGTCCTGGGCTGTCTCCATTTGCTGGCGCATGAGTTTCGCTTCGCGTTCGTTTTTCGCAAAGCCGGCTATGACCGTTGAGGCATGGTTCTCCAAAAGCCCGGCCAGCCTGCTGCGTGCCTCATTGAGGCGGTCCAGCGCCGTTTCGGGGGTGATCCGTTCCTCGGCCAGTTCCGCCGTCCACCCCTCGATGTCCCGCAGGCTGTGGTCCCGGAAGGACCGCAGTGCAGCGGCGGTGGCGGAGTCGCCCTGGCCGTGGTGCTTGGTCAGCAGCTGTTCCAGCCCGGACAGGTCGCTGCGTAAGGGCGCAAGCTGCCGGTCCCAGGCGGCGGGCCAGGTGGCGGCCCGGTTGAGGAAGGCGTTCGTGTCCGCGATAACGTCATCGAGGGCATCGAGCTCGGTGGCGGCATCGGCGTACTCGCGGGTGATTTTGAGGTTCCCGCGGCGGCCCAGCGAGCGCTGGCTGAGCGCATGGACCTTGTTGGAAAGGTCAGTGGCGGCGGTGTACCGGTTCAGGAACGTGCGGTGCTTTTCCAGGACCTGGCTGCCGTAGCGTGAGGATTCCGGGATGGTCCGTGCGTTGAGCTCCGTGACGTCCAGATCCATACTGACGCTGGCGTAGCTCCGGTCCCCGCGCTCAATTTCCTTGCGGCTGGCGGACCTGGTCACGGTCCGGACAATCAGCCAGGCGCCGGCGCCCAGGGCGGCGATCCCGCCGCTGACCCAGGCTGTGACCAGGAAGGCAGCCGACTGGTACCACGGCTGGTTGATCAGCTGCGCGGCACGCCGGACCCCGGCGATGGTGCCGTCGGTCCACTGGGCGTCCCGGAACAGTTCCTTCGTGGCGTCCTGGATGTCGCCGCGCTGCTCAAGCGACACCTTGCGGTCTTCACCCATGTACGTCCCCACGTGGCGGCCCACGGGGTCCAGCGCAAAGATGAACAGCCCGTCCGCCCACTTCTGCCCGTCTGCGCTGATCCAGTCAGGATGCTCGGTGCGGGCGAACCGGAGCACTTCCTCATTGAGGTTGTCTTCGGCCCGCCCGTTGTAGGTGTAGACCGCTACGGTGGTGGGCTCGTGGAAGTCCATCGCTTCAACAGCCGGGACCAGGGTGTTCCGGTCAAGCACTCCGGCGGTGTCCTCAACCACCACGGATGACGGCGGAACCGCGAGCGCAGGGGCTGCGTTGCCCAGCATCAACGCGGCCAGGAACAGCAGCAGGCCTGCCATCCTTGGCACGGCTTCCCGACGCCGGGAAGTGTCTTCTATTGTCAGCGGCATCCGTGTCCCCCATCGAAATTGTCCTGGTCCATTCGTATCAGCGGGCAACACTCCTGGCCAGCGGGAAGAGAACCTCCGGGGGCCAGGTTCAAGCGTCACCCGGTTCCGTCCGGCGCTTCCAGGGTCCTTGGTCCTGCAGCGTCACGTGGCCTGGATATGGAGCGGATGCCCGGGTCCTAAGACCCTTTGCGCGGAAGGGCCGGTCTTCCATGCTTAAGGCCCCGGACGCGTCCTTTCCCGCAGTCAAGGACGTGCGCGTCGCAGGCGGTCCGCGCATCGGCCCACCAGCGCGCGATTCGGTGACGCACCCCCCAACAGCAAGGACCAGAGATGAAAGCGCTTGTTTATGGCGGCCCCGGTAAGAAGTCCTGGACGGATGTGCCGGACCCTGCCATCCGGAACCCCGGCGACGCGATCGTCAGGGTGGACACCACCACCATCTGCGGGACGGACCTGCATATCCTCAAAGGGGACGTGCCTGCCGTGCAGGAGGGCCGGATCCTTGGGCACGAGGGCGCCGGCACCATCACCGAGGTGGGCTCATCCGTTAGCAGCCTCAAGCCCGGGGACCGGGTAATCATCTCCTGTATTAAGTCCTGCGGCCACTGCGCCAACTGCAGGGCCGGCCTGTACTCGCATTGCCTCGGTGACGAGGGCGCCCCGGGGATCGGCTGGATCTTCGGCCACCTGATTGACGGGACGCAGGCGGAGTACGTCCGGGTGCCGTATGCGGAGAATTCGCTGCACCTCTTGCCGGCCGGAGTCAGCGACGAGCAGGCCGTCATGCTCTCGGACATTTTTCCCACGGGCTTCGAAATCGGCGTCCAGTACGGCCGGGTGAAGCCCGGCGACACTGTGGCTGTGGTGGGGGCAGGGCCGGTGGGTTTGGCGGCAATTGCCACGGCCGGGCTCTATGGCGCCGCGGGCATCATCGCGGTGGACCTGGACCGGAACCGGCTGGAGCAGTCCCGCAGCTTCGGCGCCACACACGTGGTGGTGTCCTCAGACGCCGACTGGAAGAGCCAGGTGCTCTCGCACACGGACGGGCTGGGCGTGGACGTGGCCATTGAGGCCGTGGGCATTCCAGCGACTTTCGACATGTGCACCGAGATTGTCCGCCCGGGCGGCAACGTGGCCAACGTGGGCGTGCACGGCAAGCCGGTGGAGCTGCACCTGGAACGGCTGTGGATCCAGAACATCAATGTCAGCATGGGCCTCGTCAACGCCAACACCACCCCCATGCTCCTGCGCCTGGTGGCCCAGAAGAAGCTGCCGGCGGAGAAGTTCGCCACCCACCACTTCGGGTTCGACCAGTTCATGGACGCGTACGACACGTTCAGCCGGGCGGCCGAGACCGGAGCCCTGAAGGTGGTCATTGCCCGGTGAACCCCGCCCGGAGCTGAACACAGGAAACGCCGCGGACCGTGGGTACGGTCCGCGGCGTTTGAGGGATGGCGGTGACTAGTCCTGCCCGGGGCCCTGCGGTGTGGCCTGCTCCGGCGACTTGCCGTTGCCTGCTGAACCAACGGACGTCGCGGACGTGCCGGCTGTTGGCGTTGCCGACGTCTGGCCGAAGCCCTTCAGCATCTGGATGACGTCAAAGCCGGTGGTGTCCTTGAGGAGCTGGGCTGTTTCGTGCACGCCCGAGGAGACGTTCCTGCTCACCTGTCCGGCGCCGTCGTTCGAGATGACCGTCATGTTGCTGATGGCACCCATCGGGGCCGCGATTTCCTTCGCGATGGACGGCAGGACTTCCAGCAGCTTGTTCAGGATGGCTGCCTCGTTGAACTCGCTGTACGCCTTGGCCTGGGCTTCGATGGCTTCCGCTTCGGCCTTGCCCCGCAGTCCGATGACATCCGCTTCGGCAATACCCTGCGACTTGGTGACTTCCGCCTCGGCCAGGCCGCGGATCTTGTTGATCTCCGTTTCCGCGTTTCCCTTGGCCGTGTTGGCGGCAGCCAGCGCCTGGGCTTCCACCTCGTTGCCGGCAGCCCGCAGTTTCCTGGTTTCCAGTTCGGCGGCTGCCTCCACCTTGGTTGCTTCGGAGATCCGGGTACGGCGGGACACATCCGCTGCAGCTTCCGTTTCCACCTTGTACTTGGCGGCATCGGCGGGCTTGCGGACCTCGATGTCGAGTTCCTTTTCACGGAGTTCCGCCTGGCGTGCCACCACCTGCTGGTTCTTCAGGATGATCGCTTCCTGCTGGTCAGCCTGGGCCAGCGGCCCGGCAGCATCGGCCTCAGCCTGGCGGGCATCGGTTTCCTGCTTGAGTTCGGCGCGGCGGAGCGCCAGCTTCTGCTCCGCCTCAGCCGTCTTCTGGTCCGCAAGGGCTTTCGCCTCCGCGGCCTCGCGCTGCGAATTGGCCTCGGCGATGCTCGCGTTCCGGGCCACCAGCGCAGCTTCGGGACGCCCCAGGTTCTTCAGGTAGCCGCCGGTATCGTCCACGGACTTGATCTGGAAGGTGTCGATCACCAGGCCCTGGTTGGTCATGGAGTGTTCGGCCTCCTCCTTGACGGAGGCCGCGAACTGCGCGCGGTCCTTGATGATCGCATCAACGCTCAGCGTGCCGACGATCGAGCGCAGGGAGCCAGACAGGGTTTCCTGCGTGTAGTGGTCAATGGCGTCCTGCTGGTCCAGGAACCGCTGGGCGGCCTTGCGGACCGAAACCTTGTCGCCCCCGACCTTGACCTGGGCAACACCAGTCAGCTTGAGCTGGATGCCGTTGTTCGAAATGGCCTCGATGGTCACCTCAACCTGGCGCGAGGACAGCGAGATGTGGCTGACGCGCTCGGTGATGGGATTGACGAATGCCCTGTTGTTGATGATGACCCGCGACTGGTCATCGGAAGTTTCGTTCGTTGTGTTCGGATCGCTCTTGCCGGTAATCAGCATCGCCTCGTTGGGCTTGGCGAACCGGATGCTCTTGGTATAGAAAATGAATCCGGCGATGAGCAGCACCACCACTGCAGCTGCGGCGATCAGGACGATCACCATGGTTCCCCCAATAATCATGTCTCCCCTTATTCACATGTTGAATTTCTCCAGTCACTTTACGTGCCAAAGCGTGCGACGGGAATCCTGCCCGTGCGGCGGCAGGTCTCGGGTTGTCGCTGAGGGACTGCCAGGACGTACGACGGCGGGCAGACTAGCGGATGCCGGCGGCACGCAGGGTACGTGCCAGTTCAGCGGCCGCAGACTGGAGCGTGGCCACGGTCTCAGCGAGGACGTCATCAGTGGCCAGTTCGACCGGAATCGAACAGCTCATGGCGTCCGTTCCCGGAATGCGGTACGGGACCACGACGCTGACGCAGCAGAGCCCCACGGTATTCTGCTCCCATTCCACCGCGTGCCCCGTCTTCCGGAATTCGGCCAGTTCGGTTTGCAGGGCGTCGAAGCCGGTTACTGTCTTGGGCGTCAACTGGGCGTAGGGGCCCGGTCCAAGCCGCTGCCGCACCTCATCGTCGGTGTACTCGGAGAGGATTGCCTTGCCCAGCGCCGTCACCTGCGCGGGCAGCTTGCGGCCAACGCGCGATGAGAGCCTGCGGCGGTCTACCGCCTGGCGCGTCGCCAAGTAGATGACGTCGGAGCGGTCCAGCCGGGCATAGTGGGTGGTGAAGCTGGTTGCATTGCGCACTTTTTCGAGGATGCCGGAGACGTGCTCCATGACGGGATCCCGGTCAAGGTAGGCCGTACCGCAGAGGAGCGCGTGCGTACCGATCCGGTAGGCGCCTTCCGGGGTCTGCTCGATCCAGTTCAGTTCAAGCAGCGTCAGCAGCAGCCAGTGCAGGCTGGAGCGGGGGTACCCGGTCAGCTTGAAGATCTCCGCCGTGGTCAGCGGCTGTGGCGCGGCCGCCACGAGTTCGAGGATCGCTATGGTCCGCTCAGCCGACTTGACCAGTTTCACGTCGCCGCCGGAAGTCTCCGCCCGCGCACCGTCCTGTATATCGAGCGACGCCATCAGCGCTCCCCCTTCCGCCGCGATCCGGGCCTGGTGAACCTCATTTGGCTGCCAGGGCCGGGTAGTTGTCCATCCCTACCTTATGGCCGCTGCCGGCCCATGCTCCCCCAAGCAGCGCGGCGAAACCGTCCTCCGTGGCGGTGTCGATACCGGCAGCGAACACTTCGGCATCGTCCTGCGGCTCGAATCCTATGGCGCGGCCCGCTTCCAGGTTGGCCCATCCGCGAGTATTCGCCGACACCGCCCAGACCACGTGATGGCCCGGAGCACCCCTGTCACTGAGGGTGGCCTGCACCAGGCGGAACGAATCCGCAGGGGACAGCCACGAGCCCAGCGACCGCAGGTTGCCCGGCCGTTCACCGCCCGTACCAATCCGTGCGCTGACCACTTTCATGCCGAACTTGTCGGCGTAAAGGCTCCCCAGCGCCTCCATCGCCGCTTTGCTGACGCCGTAGTAGGTGTCCGGACGCGGGCTAAGCACCGCGTCCCGTGCGGCGGCGGCCGTCGGGTGGAACCCGACGGCGTGCGTGGAGCTCGCAAGGAGGACGCGTTCGACGCCGTTGCGCCGTGCCGCTTCGAGGGTCACCTGGGTGCCGGTGATGTTCGTCAGCACGATCTCCTCCCAGGTCTTTTCACGGTGAAGTCCGCCCAGGTGCACCACGGCGGCGACTCCCTCCAGTGCGGCGTTCATGAATGCGGGGTCCGTCACCGAGCCGACGTGCATCGACTCGTTCTCCAGCAGCCGGGGAGCTTGTGCCAGGTCCAGGAGCCGGACGGCGTAGCCGGCTTCCGCAAGGTAAGGCCGCAGCAGCGTGGCCATCATTCCGGCGCCTCCGGTAATGGCGATGTGGGCGCCCGTGGATTCTACGGACAAGATTCCTCCAGTTGTTGACAGCCTGTGATCCTGATCATACTCTCGTGAAGTACGTTTCACATAGTAACAGGCATTCATATATGTAAAAAGGAGAATCAGAGTGGATTCGAAATTGATGACGCGCTCCCGCACTGCCGTGGCCCTGACGGTGGCGTCCGCAGCGCTACTGACGGGATGCGCCAGTGGCAGCGCAACGCCGGCGGCAAAGGACGACGGGCAGCCCATTGAAGTCTGGGCACGTGCCGGGACCGACGCCGCCACCACCTACGCGGCGATGTTCAAGGAGTTCACGGACAAGACCGGCGTGCAGGTCAACTTCCAGGGCGTCCCCGACCTTGACCAGCAGCTGCAGACCAGGGCCGCCTCGAAGAAGTTGCCGGACATTGTCATCAACGACTCCGCGGCTTTGGGCAACTACACCTCGCAGGGCTACCTCCAGAAGATCGACAAATCTTCGGTGACCGGCAACGACGCCATCGCCGACTCCCTGTGGAACGAAACCACAGGCCTGGACGGCGCCACCTACGGGGTGCCGTTCTCCCGCCAGACCATGGTGACCATGATCCGCAAGGACTGGCGCGAGAAACTCGGCCTGCCCATCCCCACCACACAGGAGGAACTCGCGAAGCTCGCCACTGCCTTCGCCACCCAGGATCCGGATGGCAACGGCCAAGCCGACACCTACGGCATGACCGTTCCCGGCTCCACCGAACGCGGCTACCTCGGCTGGTGGGCCTCTTCCTACCTGTGGCAGGACGGCGGCTCCTACCTCAAGGACGAGGGCAGCGGAAAGTTCTCCGCTTCCGCATCTTCGGCGAAGGACGGCGTCACCTGGATCAAGCAGCAGTTCTGCACCCCCGGAAACACCCAGCCAGGCGCACTGACCGCGGCCACCAGCGTCGCCTCCCCCTTCTTCCAGACAGGCAAGACCGGGATCATCCTCACCGGCCCCTACAACTTCTCCTCGTTCGACACCGCGCTTGGGAAAGACGCCTACGAAGTCATCGAAAGCCCCAAGGGCACCGAAGACAACACCGTCCTCGCGGAAGGTGAAAACATCTACGTCACGGCCAGCAACGGCAAACCGGACCAGACCAAAAAGGTCATCGACTTCCTGGTATCTGCCGACGGCCAGAAGGCAGGCATGACAGCCGGCAAGCAGCCGGTGGTCCGGGTCCCGGTGAACTCCGGTGTCGACGCCGCCGCCGTCTACAACGATCCGCGTTGGGCCGTTGTCCAAGACGCCCTCAAGAATTCCTCCAAGGCATTCCCCTCCGCCATCAACTTCGTGCCCATCAAACAGGCTGCCGCCGAAGCCCTGAACAAGATCGTCTCAGACTGCGGAGCGGACAACATTGCGTCCGGACTCAAGGATCTTGACGCGGCCATCGACAACGAGCTCGAAAGCCAGAACGCCAAGTCATGACCACCACACCTACAAGGCCGGCGGGCCTTCCGGCACCGGCCCGGCGTAACGGCCCGGCTCCGCAAAGAAAGGCGCGCCGGAACGGTAAACAGGCGCTGGCCATCTGGCTCTTCCTGGTGCCGGCCGCCGTGCTCGGGCTGTACTTCAAGTTCATCCCCATGGCAGAGGGAATCAGGCTGAGCTTCTTCAAGGTCCAGCCGTTCCTGGGCGACGTGTTCGTAGGATTCGACAACTACCTGGCCGTGCTGACCGATGCCCGGTTCATGGAAGCACTGGGACACACTGTGGTCCTCGGCCTCACCCAGACCCTGGGCGCACTGGTGGTGGGCTTTCTGCTGGCTTTGCTCCTGGAGGGCCAGGCCCGCTCCCTGTGGATCCTGCGCACCACCATTTTCCTTCCGGTGGTGACGGCACTGGCGGTGGTCGGCGAAATCTGGCGCATCCTCTATTTCCCCACCGCCGACGGTCCGCTGAACAGCATCCTGGGCTGGCTGGGACTCGGACCCCTCCAGTTCCTCAACGGAACGGACACTGCGCTCTGGTCCATCGCCGTCGTGGGTATCTGGTCCGGTGCGCCCTACAACATGGTGATCATCCTCGCCGGCCTCACGGGCGTCGACCGCTCACTCTATGAGTCAGCCGGAGTGGACGGCGCCACCATCTGGCAGCGGCTGAGGTACATCACCCTCCCGGCGCTTCGCCCATCGCTGGTCATCGTCCTGACCCTCGCAGCCATCCGCAGCCTCCGCAGCTTTACCGAGGTCTATGTCCTGACCGGCGGCGGACCCGCAGGCTCAACGGAAGTCTGGATGACACGCATGTACTCCCTCGGTTTCCAGCGCAACGACATCGGTGTGGCTTCCGCCGCCGCGGTGCTTCTGCTGGTGGTCACCCTGCTGCTGACCGTGGGCACCCAACTCCTGGCCAAGAGGAAGGCAGCACGATGAGCCAGACTGCTGTGCGAACCACACAACGCACCCCAAAGCCGTCCGCCGGCGCCCGGTTCGATACCGCACTGGGCTGGTCGCCCCGGTTCGGGCCAAACATGGCCCTCCGGATACTCCTTTGCGCCCTGGTGTTCTGCATCTTCGCGCTGCCCTTCGTGGCCATCATCTCGGGCGCCTTCGACCGCAACTCCAGCCCCACGGACATTTCCCTGCTGCCCAAGACGTTCACACTTCAGAACTTCGAGGCCGCCCGGCAACAGGGCCTGTGGGGCTACCTGCTCAATTCCCTGGTGGTGGCAGGAGGCGGGCTCCTCCTGCAAATGACGGTCTCGGTGTTCGCGGCCTACAGCCTCAGCCGGAAGAAGTTCCGGGGGCAGGCACTGGTACTGCTCCTTGTCCTCCTGACGATGATGCTCCCGGAAGAAATCATCGGCATCCCGCTTTCGCTGGTGCTGGGTGATCTCCCGCTCCTCGGAATCAGCCTGCGCGGCACGGTGCTGGCGGTCATCCTCCCCGTCGGAATCTGGGGATTCTCCATCTTCATCATGAGCGAGTTCATGAAGGACATCCCGGCCGAGATCGAAGAAGCTGCACGCCTGGACGGCGTCGGAGAATTCAGGATGCTGTTCGCCATCATCCTGCCGCTGTGCAAACCTGCCCTGGGCGTGATCGGAATCTTCGGCTTCATGATGGTGTGGGACCAATACCTCCTCCCCCTGATCGCCGC from Pseudarthrobacter chlorophenolicus A6 encodes:
- a CDS encoding DUF1003 domain-containing protein, coding for MSERRTTWHARHKEGLSRGERAADVLRNGMGSWTFVGFFMAFMAAWAAVNTYLLTATAWDPYPYILLNLFLSMLAGLQGAILLIAAKRQDAIAAAMARHDLETDMQSKGEIDRLMAINRQQLELLEELRTLLEQRSTTPEGGGRS
- a CDS encoding IclR family transcriptional regulator, coding for MASLDIQDGARAETSGGDVKLVKSAERTIAILELVAAAPQPLTTAEIFKLTGYPRSSLHWLLLTLLELNWIEQTPEGAYRIGTHALLCGTAYLDRDPVMEHVSGILEKVRNATSFTTHYARLDRSDVIYLATRQAVDRRRLSSRVGRKLPAQVTALGKAILSEYTDDEVRQRLGPGPYAQLTPKTVTGFDALQTELAEFRKTGHAVEWEQNTVGLCCVSVVVPYRIPGTDAMSCSIPVELATDDVLAETVATLQSAAAELARTLRAAGIR
- a CDS encoding zinc-dependent alcohol dehydrogenase family protein; protein product: MKALVYGGPGKKSWTDVPDPAIRNPGDAIVRVDTTTICGTDLHILKGDVPAVQEGRILGHEGAGTITEVGSSVSSLKPGDRVIISCIKSCGHCANCRAGLYSHCLGDEGAPGIGWIFGHLIDGTQAEYVRVPYAENSLHLLPAGVSDEQAVMLSDIFPTGFEIGVQYGRVKPGDTVAVVGAGPVGLAAIATAGLYGAAGIIAVDLDRNRLEQSRSFGATHVVVSSDADWKSQVLSHTDGLGVDVAIEAVGIPATFDMCTEIVRPGGNVANVGVHGKPVELHLERLWIQNINVSMGLVNANTTPMLLRLVAQKKLPAEKFATHHFGFDQFMDAYDTFSRAAETGALKVVIAR
- a CDS encoding pyridoxamine 5'-phosphate oxidase family protein, whose protein sequence is MTDKNMVPEAEILDADECWRLLENTSVGRLAVVVDGQPDVFPVSFKPDGGGVLFRTGSGTKLDAMEANSLVALEADSVSGEFGLAWSVVVKGRAVQDDASGTSLNETRRGLFPWQGVGQEHLIRIVPQSVTGRKFTLSATGTWRTTLDDATRAGLE
- a CDS encoding pyridoxamine 5'-phosphate oxidase family protein, producing the protein MHNRSAAPEMEVLSPDDCWDLLREVSVGHLAVLVDGHPEIFPVNYKVDNTALVFRTGEGTKLAALAGDAAVALEADGTGGEPRRAWSVEVKGRAQILEPSPDLMKGPGLVLFPWQAGPKDHFVRIVPRSVTGRRFVVTSPLTWWNHLDDAPRADLA
- a CDS encoding GyrI-like domain-containing protein codes for the protein MNNSSTNGDAGLPPRKVHLAEQPVAVVREQVRMDELPEFFGRAFASVMAAAQRQGAAPAGPPFARYHGMPGETVDVEAGFPIAGGFTTADGVEAGTLPETDALEALHSGPYDTLQHTYGAIQQQMQADGLIPADTMWEYYLSDPEKEPDPATWQTRVVWPVAGRTG
- a CDS encoding DUF5655 domain-containing protein; the encoded protein is MSWTVDRFFAGSPEALEVYREVSRIASSFGNVEERASKSQVSFRRRRGFAFLWRPGAYVRSEVPVVLSLALPYEAASPRFKQIAHPSPGMWMHHLEITDAGQVDATVAAWMRQAFDFAA
- a CDS encoding flotillin family protein — encoded protein: MIIGGTMVIVLIAAAAVVVLLIAGFIFYTKSIRFAKPNEAMLITGKSDPNTTNETSDDQSRVIINNRAFVNPITERVSHISLSSRQVEVTIEAISNNGIQLKLTGVAQVKVGGDKVSVRKAAQRFLDQQDAIDHYTQETLSGSLRSIVGTLSVDAIIKDRAQFAASVKEEAEHSMTNQGLVIDTFQIKSVDDTGGYLKNLGRPEAALVARNASIAEANSQREAAEAKALADQKTAEAEQKLALRRAELKQETDARQAEADAAGPLAQADQQEAIILKNQQVVARQAELREKELDIEVRKPADAAKYKVETEAAADVSRRTRISEATKVEAAAELETRKLRAAGNEVEAQALAAANTAKGNAETEINKIRGLAEAEVTKSQGIAEADVIGLRGKAEAEAIEAQAKAYSEFNEAAILNKLLEVLPSIAKEIAAPMGAISNMTVISNDGAGQVSRNVSSGVHETAQLLKDTTGFDVIQMLKGFGQTSATPTAGTSATSVGSAGNGKSPEQATPQGPGQD
- a CDS encoding DUF5129 domain-containing protein gives rise to the protein MAGLLLFLAALMLGNAAPALAVPPSSVVVEDTAGVLDRNTLVPAVEAMDFHEPTTVAVYTYNGRAEDNLNEEVLRFARTEHPDWISADGQKWADGLFIFALDPVGRHVGTYMGEDRKVSLEQRGDIQDATKELFRDAQWTDGTIAGVRRAAQLINQPWYQSAAFLVTAWVSGGIAALGAGAWLIVRTVTRSASRKEIERGDRSYASVSMDLDVTELNARTIPESSRYGSQVLEKHRTFLNRYTAATDLSNKVHALSQRSLGRRGNLKITREYADAATELDALDDVIADTNAFLNRAATWPAAWDRQLAPLRSDLSGLEQLLTKHHGQGDSATAAALRSFRDHSLRDIEGWTAELAEERITPETALDRLNEARSRLAGLLENHASTVIAGFAKNEREAKLMRQQMETAQDGLGRSQRRTYEPSILGTVYPSYHFFNVAAFSSGLSTGLNSVSSARGGGGSTTTGYGSSGGSFSGSGSSSSF